ACAGGTGGAGCGGGAGCAGATACCACGTTGCTTAGAAATTTCAAGGGAGCAGGCGGCGCAGGAGCAGGAGAACCAGAGGACAAATACGACACTATGGCATACAGAAAAGCGTTTATGAATTATGTATGCAGAGGCGTTGCTATTCCGGCAGAGTACAGAGCAGCTGAAACCACCACCACAGCAGACAGTGGCGCTGTAATTCCGACAACTATTATGAATGAAATCATTCAGAAACTGGAAAGCTACGGCAGCATTTATGCAAAGGTGCGCAAGATTAACGTACAGGGCGGCGTTTCCATTCCGATTGCAGACTTAAAGCCTACTGCGCACTGGATTACAGAGGAAAAGAGCAGCGACGACCAGAAAGCATCTGCTAAAAATTCCGTAACATTCAATTATTACGGTTTGGAGTGCAAAATTTCCCAGAGCATTTTAGCGAATGTAGTAACGCTGAAAATGTTTACTGATTTGTTTGTACCTATGGCAACAGAGGCAATGGTAAAGGCTATTGAAATTGCTATTTTCAACGGTACAGGCGAGGGGCAGCCGCTGGGCGTTCTGAAAGACAGCAGGGTAACAGCTGTAATTACTCTGACACCGGAAGAGTACGCAAGCTGGAACGGCTGGCACAAGGTAAAAGGAAAAATGAAAAAGGCGTACAGAAACGGCAGTTTTGTTATGAACCAGTCCACTTTTGATACTGGCATTGACGGTATGGAAGATGAGAATGGGCAGCCTATCGGACGCACAAACTACGGCGTAAACGGAGAGGAAACATACCGTTTCATGGGTAAGAACGTAGAAACAGTAGAGGACGACGTTTTACCGAGCTGGGACGACGCAAACGAGGGCGACGTAATCGCAGTATTTATGAATTTCTCCGATTACGTTATCAATACCAACATGGAAATGCAGGTAGTGAAGTGGACAGACCACGACAACAACAAGATTAAGAATAAGTGCTTAATGGTTGTGGACGGCAAAGTAGCTGACGCTGCGGGCATTATCTTAGTTAAAAAGGGCGTAACAGCAGTGTAAGAAAGCGAGGCAGGCAATGAAAGGACATTTAGACGTAAAGCAGTTGGAAAGCTATAATAAAGCAGATTTGCAGGAACTGGCAAAGCAGCTGGGCGTAGATGCAGAGGGAACAAAGAAAGAAATTGCTGCACGCTGCGCAGCCGTCGAGGTAGACATACCAGACGACAGCGAGCTTACGGAAGAGGATAAAAAAGTAGCAGCCGAGGCAGCGGCAGAGGCAGCAGCCAAAGCCGAAGAGGAAAAGGCAGCGGCAGAGGCGGCAGCCAAAGCCGAAGAGGAAAAGGCAGCGGCAGAGGCGGCAGCCAAAGCCGAAGAGGAAAAGGCAGCGGCAGAGGCGGCAGCCAAAGCCGAAGAGGAAAAGGCAGCGGCAGAGGCGGCAGCCAAAGCCGAAGAGGAAAAGGCAGCGGCAGAGGCGGCAGCCAAAGCCGAAGAGGAAAAGGCAGCGGCAGAGGCAGTAGCCAAAGCCGAGGAAGAAAAGAAAGCAGCAGGGCTGGTAAAAGTGAAAGCAAAGCGCCGTTTTCTTGACAAGGAATTAAACCAGATTAAGGATACGGGGGATATTTACACAGTAAGCAGAGAGCGTGCAGCAGTTCTGGAAGAGGCAGGCGTAGCAGTAGTAATGACAGAGTAAGAAAGAGGGTGCAGGCTATGGCAGCAGATACCACAACATTAACCGAGAAGATGCGGGCGGCGCTGCGTATAAGCAGCACCAGTGAGAAAATCACAGAGGAAATAAACGACTGTATAGCCGCCTGCAAAATGGATTTGCAGGACGTAGGCGTAAAGAAACTGGATGAAACAGACGCACTGATTATTAGGGCAATTACCTTATACTGCAAGGCAGAGTTTGGCTATTCTGATAAATCAGAGCAGTTTTGGAAGTCTTACGAGTGCTTGAAAACTCATTTAAGCCTATCCAGTGAATACACAGGCGGCGAAACGCCGGACAGTACAGACGACGAGGTAAACGAGGAAGATATCAAGAACTTATTCGGATAGGAGAAACAGACAGAATGGCGATTAAAAGAGTAACTTATAATACGCTGTCTTATCTGGTAGCGGAAATTAAAGACCGCTACGCAGAGAAAAGCGCCATAGGAGCGCTGGGGGGGCTTGATAAGGTAGCGGTAGAAAATCTGGAAGACGATTTGAAAAAACTTATAAACGGCAAGGCAAATGCAGCCACCACGCTTGCGGGTTACGGCATCACAGACGGAATGACAGCAACGGAGATAGCAAGCGCTATTTCCACGGCGATTGCTGGAACAGACCACTTAAGCCGTGTAATGGTAGACAGTACGGCAGATATTAACGTAGCGGCAGACGGTGCAGAAAAGAAAATCTACATGGTAAAGAATACCGACGGAGAGGCAGGAAACCTTTACAGTGAGTACATGGTAATTGACGGAAAGCTGGAAAAGGTAGGCGACTGGAAAGTAGACTTAAGCAGCTATGCCAAGACCACAGAAGTAACGGCAGCCATTGCAAATGCGCTGACAGCATACGCCAAGACCGCAGACGTTACTAAGGCAATCAATGCAGCAGTAGCGGGGCTTATCCAGCTGGACGACTTAAGCGTAGCGTCTACGGGGGCAGGCAATGTAGTAACGGGGCTTGCGTATGACAACAAGACAGGAAAATTTACAGTAACCAAAGGACTTACTGCACTTACAGAGGCAGACTTTACAGAGATTACGCAGCAGGAAGTAAAAGCCATGTTTGCGTAAGTGAGGTACTGGTATGAGGTGGTTTAGCCTTGCCAGCTTAAAGGCGCTGGTATCAGAGATAACAGCCAGAGAAAACAGCAATATGCAGGCTGTAAATGATACGTTTTCAGAAGTCTACGACAATATGGAAACGCTGGACGGGCGCATAGA
This window of the Mediterraneibacter gnavus ATCC 29149 genome carries:
- a CDS encoding phage major capsid protein; the protein is MRLKEIEARLAEIKEELNTRAAELTDEEITKLETEVTDLQEERTALLAAAEKRKKLLERIAAGEPTGGAGADTTLLRNFKGAGGAGAGEPEDKYDTMAYRKAFMNYVCRGVAIPAEYRAAETTTTADSGAVIPTTIMNEIIQKLESYGSIYAKVRKINVQGGVSIPIADLKPTAHWITEEKSSDDQKASAKNSVTFNYYGLECKISQSILANVVTLKMFTDLFVPMATEAMVKAIEIAIFNGTGEGQPLGVLKDSRVTAVITLTPEEYASWNGWHKVKGKMKKAYRNGSFVMNQSTFDTGIDGMEDENGQPIGRTNYGVNGEETYRFMGKNVETVEDDVLPSWDDANEGDVIAVFMNFSDYVINTNMEMQVVKWTDHDNNKIKNKCLMVVDGKVADAAGIILVKKGVTAV